A single Nomia melanderi isolate GNS246 chromosome 13, iyNomMela1, whole genome shotgun sequence DNA region contains:
- the RhoBTB gene encoding rho-related BTB domain containing isoform X2: MDNEQPHQELVKCVVVGDTAVGKTRLICARACNKHVSLSQLLTTHVPTVWAIDQYRIYKDVLERSWEVVDNVNVSLRLWDTFGDHEKDRRFAYGRSDVVLLCFSITNPVSLRNCKAMWYPEIRRFCPQTPVLLVGCKNDLRYMYRDETYLSYFRDRSPFVRATRKSDLVMPDQARAVARELGVCYYETSVFTYYGVNEVFENSIRAALIARRQQRFWMTNLKRVQRPLLQAPFCPPKPVPPEVCLAASTYEENMKTLWAKPVHTDVTLIAGNCTFSAHRCLLAAASPAFHRLFTMELVQEQTPRSSSESSMVSTFGEATVGDFNDDTECLIRIDQSKPSKIWEQLKRRSSFQVLPTMDSQRKSTGATRELNHPAFQNIRVCLTESTNGVQQPTTVVTLSKLITPQAMQQCLQFIYTGSLDKRYHDLQEIRQAAEFLELPQLLMVLGTLQSREFNNELNNRYKQVVRQRLEDICLDQGLFADVMFDLDDGSVPAHKAILTARCDVMKAMFSGDFRESSAKVIVFPGVREYTFHKLLCYLYTDEVPAISSGRCLNLLELANRLCLQRLVNLVESRVIEDLERLSQNEGNEAVENCLRLLEPCKLHNADQLADWCMNHLCVNYNKLCKMSPRSVRLLHPENQEYLNEHRWPPVWYLKDYDYYQKCLAERDRENKPTLKRNRNQSGCLCFSGSSKTRRESSGNGGTASSASNDPQAERPLFDSSIESGEQVV, encoded by the exons ATGGACAATGAGCAACCGCATCAGGAACTGGTCAAGTGCGTGGTCGTCGGCGACACGGCAGTCGGAAAGACCAGACTgatctgcgccagggcctgcaacAAGCACGTGTCCCTATCGCAATTGTTGACCACCCACGTACCGACCGTCTGGGCCATCGACCAGTACAGGATCTACAAGGAC GTTTTAGAACGTTCCTGGGAGGTGGTGGACAACGTGAACGTATCCCTGAGACTCTGGGACACGTTCGGCGACCACGAGAAGGACCGTCGATTCGCGTACGGCAGGTCGGACGTAGTGCTGCTATGCTTCTCCATCACCAACCCGGTGTCCTTGCGGAACTGCAAGGCCATGTGGTACCCGGAGATAAGGAGGTTCTGCCCGCAGACACCGGTGCTGCTGGTGGGCTGCAAGAACGACCTGCGGTACATGTACCGAGATGAGACTTATCTGAGCTACTTCCGCGACCGCAGCCCTTTCGTCAG GGCGACGAGGAAGAGCGACCTGGTGATGCCTGACCAGGCTCGAGCCGTCGCCAGGGAGCTGGGAGTCTGCTACTACGAAACCAGCGTCTTCACGTACTACGGGGTGAACGAGGTGTTCGAGAACTCGATACGCGCCGCGCTGATCGCGCGCCGGCAGCAGCGCTTCTGGATGACGAACCTGAAAAGGGTGCAGAGGCCTTTGCTTCAG GCCCCGTTCTGTCCGCCGAAGCCAGTGCCGCCAGAGGTGTGCCTGGCGGCGAGCACCTACGAAGAGAACATGAAAACGCTGTGGGCGAAGCCAGTTCACACGGACGTGACCCTGATCGCAGGGAACTGCACGTTCTCGGCGCATCGGTGCCTCCTGGCAGCGGCTTCGCCGGCGTTTCACCGGCTGTTCACGATGGAACTCGTTCAGGAACAGACGCCTAGGAGCTCCAGCGAGTCCAGCATG GTGAGCACATTCGGCGAGGCGACTGTCGGGGACTTCAACGATGACACCGAGTGTCTGATCCGTATCGACCAGTCCAAACCCTCAAA GATCTGGGAGCAGCTGAAGCGGCGCTCGAGCTTCCAAGTGTTGCCCACGATGGACAGCCAGAGGAAGTCCACGGGAGCGACGAGGGAGCTGAACCATCCCGCGTTCCAGAACATTCGTGTCTGCCTG ACGGAGAGCACGAACGGTGTCCAGCAGCCGACGACCGTGGTGACGCTGTCGAAGCTGATCACGCCGCAGGCGATGCAGCAATGCTTGCAGTTCATATACACGGGCAGCTTGGATAAACGGTATCACGATCTGCAA GAGATCAGGCAGGCGGCCGAGTTTCTGGAGCTGCCGCAGCTGCTGATGGTGTTGGGCACCTTGCAGTCCAGGGAGTTCAACAACGAGCTGAACAACAGGTACAAGCAAGTGGTGAGGCAACGACTGGAAGACATCTGCCTGGATCAAG GACTGTTCGCCGACGTGATGTTCGACTTGGACGACGGTAGTGTGCCGGCACACAAAGCGATTCTCACTGCCCGCTGCGACGTGATGAAGGCCATGTTCTCCGGCGATTTCCGTGAAAGCAGCGCGAAAGTA ATAGTGTTCCCGGGAGTGCGCGAGTACACGTTCCACAAGTTGCTCTGTTACCTCTACACGGACGAGGTGCCAGCGATTTCTTCTGGCAGATGCCTGAACCTCCTGGAACTGGCGAATCGCCTGTGCCTGCAGCGACTGGTGAACCTAGTCGAGAGCAGAGTGATCGAGGACCTGGAGAGGCTGTCGCAGAACGAGGGGAACGAGGCTGTGGAAAACTGCCTGAGGCTGTTGGAACCTTGCAAG CTGCACAACGCCGATCAGTTGGCAGATTGGTGCATGAACCACTTGTGCGTCAACTACAATAAGCTCTGCAAGATGTCCCCTAGGAGCGTCCGTCTTCTTCATCCGGAGAACCAGGAATACCTGAACGAGCATCGGTGGCCTCCAGTATG GTACTTGAAGGACTACGATTACTATCAGAAGTGTTTGGCGGAACGGGACCGCGAAAACAAGCCTACCCTGAAGAGGAACCGCAACCAGTCCGGCTGCCTGTGCTTCTCCGGGTCCAGCAAGACGAGGAGGGAGAGCTCCGGGAACGGCGGGACAGCGTCGTCCGCGTCGAACGACCCGCAAGCGGAACGCCCTCTGTTCGACTCGTCGATAGAATCCGGCGAGCAGGTTGTATGA
- the RpL4 gene encoding ribosomal protein L4, with amino-acid sequence MSLSTARPLVTVYTDKNESSGETISLPAVFKAPVRPDIVNFVHQQVSKNSRQPYCVSKEAGHQTSAESWGTGRAVARIPRVRGGGTHRSGQGAFGNMCRGGRMFAPTKPWRRWHRKINVNQKRYALVSAIAASGVPALVQSKGHMIQEVPEFPLVVSDKIQEYNKTKQAVIFLRRMKAWNDIQKVYKSQRFRAGKGKMRNRRRIQRRGPLIVYGEDKGIRKAFRNIPGVDLMNINKVNLLKLAPGGHVGRFVIWTKSAFDKLDALYGTWRKKSQLKADYNLPFPKMANTDLSRLLKSDEIRKVLRAPRQRVVRSVKKLNPLTNTRAMLRLNPYAAVLKRAAILTAKRRQQERDVILAEKRGLKLPKSTPAVKSKLLQERRRKQMLVLKAAKPEKAEKAAKKAATGTAKPAKATKATKATKAEKPAKPAAEPAAEPKK; translated from the exons ATG TCGTTATCAACGGCGCGACCGCTTGTTACGGTGTATACCGACAAAAATGAGTCCTCTGGAGAGACTATTTCCCTGCCTGCTGTATTCAAAGCACCTGTTCGGCCGGATATCGTAAATTTCGTTCATCAACAAGTCTCAAAGAACAGCAGACAGCCATATTGTGTGTCCAAGGAGGCTG GTCATCAAACCTCTGCTGAATCATGGGGTACCGGACGTGCCGTTGCACGTATCCCCCGTGTTCGTGGTGGTGGTACCCATCGTTCTGGTCAGGGTGCCTTCGGTAACATGTGTAGAGGAGGTCGCATGTTTGCCCCAACCAAGCCCTGGAGACGTTGGCACCGTAAAATCAATGTTAACCAGAAGAGATACGCTCTGGTTTCCGCTATTGCTGCCTCCGGTGTCCCAGCTCTAGTACAATCCAAGG GTCACATGATCCAGGAAGTTCCAGAGTTTCCCCTGGTAGTATCCGACAAAATCCAAGAGTATAACAAAACCAAGCAAGCTGTTATCTTCTTGAGGCGTATGAAGGCATGGAATGACATCCAAAAG GTCTATAAATCCCAGCGTTTCCGTGCTGGTAAGGGTAAAATGCGTAACCGCAGACGCATTCAACGCCGTGGACCTTTGATCGTCTATGGTGAAGACAAG GGTATTCGCAAAGCGTTCCGTAACATTCCTGGTGTAGACCTCATGAACATCAACAAAGTGAATCTACTGAAACTGGCACCTGGTGGTCACGTTGGACGATTCGTTATCTGGACAAAATCTGCCTTTGATAAGCTGGACGCTCTCTACGGAACCTGGCGCAAGAAATCCCAACTGAAAGCTGATTACAACTTGCCATTCCCCAAAATGGCGAACACAGATTTATCGAGACTTCTGAAATCCGATGAAATCCGCAAAGTCCTGAGAGCACCAAGGCAA AGGGTGGTACGCAGCGTGAAGAAACTGAACCCGTTGACCAACACTCGAGCCATGTTGCGTCTGAACCCGTACGCAGCTGTGCTGAAACGCGCTGCCATTTTGACCGCCAAGAGGCGCCAACAGGAGAGAGATGTTATTCTAGCCGAGAAGCGTGGA CTGAAACTACCAAAGAGCACACCGGCAGTTAAGTCCAAGTTGCTGCAAGAGAGGCGCAGGAAACAGATGTTGGTCCTGAAGGCGGCCAAGCCGGAAAAGGCAGAGAAAGCTGCGAAAAAGGCAGCGACCGGAACGGCTAAACCCGCGAAAGCAACGAAAGCTACGAAAGCTACGAAAGCTGAGAAGCCAGCGAAGCCCGCCGCGGAGCCTGCCGCGGAGCCCAAGAAGTAA
- the LOC116431366 gene encoding alpha-tocopherol transfer protein-like, giving the protein MTLLPPTAAQQKRIDDEVPVDPEMRKRDVAALREWLSKQPHLPNHMDDARLERFLFGCKNSVERCKVILERYFSVRTAIPEFFSMRDPLSEDIQRCCDSTCYFVLPSLTEEGHRVTVFRLRDTSVDNFSFQAITKRVLMVLDTRLMEERCLSNVMVVDLEGFSLVHLSKFSPTQSIVRKAMLAVQDSMPLRLHRLHFLHAPAFVESVLNVFYSMLKEKLIEKFRIHTGGGKELHSFMDKDILPNEWGGKAGTFDELNDAWRRKIEKNRDWFLREEKLSRSNEAARLPESKSRIIKELDGVQGSFRQLNID; this is encoded by the exons ATGACGTTATTGCCGCCGACTGCCGCACAACAGAAACGCATAGACGATGAGGTTCCAGTTGACCCGGAAATGAGGAAACGAGACGTCGCTGCGCTTAGGGAGTGGCTGTCGAAGCAGCCGCATCTACCTAATCACATgg ATGACGCAAGGCTGGAGAGGTTCCTGTTCGGCTGCAAGAACAGCGTGGAGAGGTGCAAAGTTATTTTGGAGCGATACTTCAGCGTGCGCACCGCCATCCCAGAGTTCTTCTCGATGCGCGATCCGTTGTCGGAGGACATCCAGAGATGCTGCGACTCGAC ATGCTACTTCGTCTTGCCATCGCTTACTGAAGAAGGCCACCGTGTCACAGTTTTCCGGCTACGCGACACGTCGGTGGACAACTTTAGCTTTCAGGCGATCACCAAGAGAGTGCTGATGGTGTTGGACACGCGTCTGATGGAGGAGCGCTGCTTGTCCAACGTGATGGTCGTCGATCTCGAG GGATTCAGCTTGGTGCACTTGTCGAAGTTCAGTCCGACGCAGAGCATCGTCAGGAAGGCGATGCTGGCGGTGCAAGACAGCATGCCGTTGCGACTGCACAGACTGCACTTCCTGCATGCGCCTGCGTTCGTCGAGAGTGTGCTGAACGTGTTCTACTCCATGCTGAAGGAGAAGCTCATCGAGAAG TTTCGAATCCATACTGGCGGAGGAAAGGAGCTGCACTCCTTCATGGACAAAGACATACTGCCGAATGAATGGGGCGGCAAGGCTGGAACTTTCGACGAGTTAAATG ATGCTTGGAGGAGGAAAATCGAGAAGAACAGGGACTGGTTCCTGCGAGAGGAGAAGCTCAGCCGATCGAACGAGGCCGCTCGGTTGCCCGAGTCCAAGTCGAGGATAATTAAGGAACTCGATGGCGTACAAGGCTCTTTCCGCCAATTAAACATTGATTAG
- the NHP2 gene encoding NHP2 ribonucleoprotein — protein sequence MLETPIKMEVDDSIKEADGADNTELSYEEKLKYVNAISQPMASKKLTKKIYKCIKKASKQKTYLRNGLKDVQKHLRKGEQGLVVFAGDVFPLEIMCHLPVVCEDKNIPYCYTPSRQDIGNAMGVKRGSLMVLIKEHDDYKDLYEEIKTAMVTLSTPL from the exons atgctgGAAACACCGATTAAAATGGAAGTCGACGATAGTATAAAAGAAGCTGATGGCGCAGATAATACAGAGCTCAGttacgaagaaaaattaaagtATGTGAATGCCATATCTCAGCCTATGGCTTCTAAGAAGCTAACAAAAAAGATTTACAAATGTATTAAGAAAG CCTCAAAACAGAAGACCTATCTTAGAAATGGTTTGAAGGATGTGCAAAAGCATCTTCGTAAAGGGGAACAGgg GTTGGTGGTCTTTGCGGGAGATGTTTTTCCTTTGGAAATCATGTGCCACTTACCAGTTGTTTGCGAGGACAAAAACATTCCTTACTGTTACACTCCATCTAGGCAAGATATTGGCAATGCAATGGGTGTGAAAAGGGGAAGCCTCATGGTACTAATTAAAGAGCATGATGACTACAAAGACTTATACGAAGAAATTAAAACTGCAATGGTGACATTATCAACAccattgtaa
- the LOC116431499 gene encoding uncharacterized protein LOC116431499: MHAKTSQCMKSEGDVVVDTGHCPKCSASLRFLKKAGPLVVNARPEPVKVAVKPPDTGYAMQIVSIGVRPDNVYEARMLLAPEVDMSTIKITVKGSNLRVNACKPLNEQLASQLPEITERSVLGDLVKRTMRHCENLLIPSDIDGEKVRAVVDNKQRMLVLTAPSLKPSKARKKLMTKS, from the exons ATGCACGCAAAAACGAGTCAATGCATGAAAAGCGAAGGGGACGTGGTGGTGGACACTGGCCACTGTCCAAAGTGTTCGGCGTCCCTCAGGTTCCTCAAGAAAGCCGGCCCGCTGGTGGTCAACGCGAGGCCGGAGCCCGTGAAGGTGGCTGTAAAACCCCCGGACACTGGCTACGCCATGCAGATCGTCTCCATAGGAGTTAGGCCTGACAATGTCTACGAG GCGAGAATGCTGCTGGCGCCAGAAGTGGACATGTCCACTATCAAGATCACGGTGAAGGGCAGCAACCTTCGCGTGAACGCATGCAAGCCGTTGAACGAGCAACTGGCCAGTCAACTGCCGGAGATCACCGAGAGGTCGGTGCTCGGTGATCTCGTTAAGAGAACGATGAGGCACTGCGAGAACCTGCTGATACCGAGCGACATCGACGGCGAGAAGGTGCGAGCCGTGGTGGACAATAAGCAGAGGATGCTGGTTCTCACGGCGCCCTCGCTGAAACCTAGTAAAGCGAGGAAGAAGTTAATGACGAAGAGCTGA
- the RhoBTB gene encoding rho-related BTB domain containing isoform X1 codes for MDNEQPHQELVKCVVVGDTAVGKTRLICARACNKHVSLSQLLTTHVPTVWAIDQYRIYKDVLERSWEVVDNVNVSLRLWDTFGDHEKDRRFAYGRSDVVLLCFSITNPVSLRNCKAMWYPEIRRFCPQTPVLLVGCKNDLRYMYRDETYLSYFRDRSPFVRATRKSDLVMPDQARAVARELGVCYYETSVFTYYGVNEVFENSIRAALIARRQQRFWMTNLKRVQRPLLQAPFCPPKPVPPEVCLAASTYEENMKTLWAKPVHTDVTLIAGNCTFSAHRCLLAAASPAFHRLFTMELVQEQTPRSSSESSMVSTFGEATVGDFNDDTECLIRIDQSKPSKIWEQLKRRSSFQVLPTMDSQRKSTGATRELNHPAFQNIRVCLTESTNGVQQPTTVVTLSKLITPQAMQQCLQFIYTGSLDKRYHDLQTAPIGLLLEIRQAAEFLELPQLLMVLGTLQSREFNNELNNRYKQVVRQRLEDICLDQGLFADVMFDLDDGSVPAHKAILTARCDVMKAMFSGDFRESSAKVIVFPGVREYTFHKLLCYLYTDEVPAISSGRCLNLLELANRLCLQRLVNLVESRVIEDLERLSQNEGNEAVENCLRLLEPCKLHNADQLADWCMNHLCVNYNKLCKMSPRSVRLLHPENQEYLNEHRWPPVWYLKDYDYYQKCLAERDRENKPTLKRNRNQSGCLCFSGSSKTRRESSGNGGTASSASNDPQAERPLFDSSIESGEQVV; via the exons ATGGACAATGAGCAACCGCATCAGGAACTGGTCAAGTGCGTGGTCGTCGGCGACACGGCAGTCGGAAAGACCAGACTgatctgcgccagggcctgcaacAAGCACGTGTCCCTATCGCAATTGTTGACCACCCACGTACCGACCGTCTGGGCCATCGACCAGTACAGGATCTACAAGGAC GTTTTAGAACGTTCCTGGGAGGTGGTGGACAACGTGAACGTATCCCTGAGACTCTGGGACACGTTCGGCGACCACGAGAAGGACCGTCGATTCGCGTACGGCAGGTCGGACGTAGTGCTGCTATGCTTCTCCATCACCAACCCGGTGTCCTTGCGGAACTGCAAGGCCATGTGGTACCCGGAGATAAGGAGGTTCTGCCCGCAGACACCGGTGCTGCTGGTGGGCTGCAAGAACGACCTGCGGTACATGTACCGAGATGAGACTTATCTGAGCTACTTCCGCGACCGCAGCCCTTTCGTCAG GGCGACGAGGAAGAGCGACCTGGTGATGCCTGACCAGGCTCGAGCCGTCGCCAGGGAGCTGGGAGTCTGCTACTACGAAACCAGCGTCTTCACGTACTACGGGGTGAACGAGGTGTTCGAGAACTCGATACGCGCCGCGCTGATCGCGCGCCGGCAGCAGCGCTTCTGGATGACGAACCTGAAAAGGGTGCAGAGGCCTTTGCTTCAG GCCCCGTTCTGTCCGCCGAAGCCAGTGCCGCCAGAGGTGTGCCTGGCGGCGAGCACCTACGAAGAGAACATGAAAACGCTGTGGGCGAAGCCAGTTCACACGGACGTGACCCTGATCGCAGGGAACTGCACGTTCTCGGCGCATCGGTGCCTCCTGGCAGCGGCTTCGCCGGCGTTTCACCGGCTGTTCACGATGGAACTCGTTCAGGAACAGACGCCTAGGAGCTCCAGCGAGTCCAGCATG GTGAGCACATTCGGCGAGGCGACTGTCGGGGACTTCAACGATGACACCGAGTGTCTGATCCGTATCGACCAGTCCAAACCCTCAAA GATCTGGGAGCAGCTGAAGCGGCGCTCGAGCTTCCAAGTGTTGCCCACGATGGACAGCCAGAGGAAGTCCACGGGAGCGACGAGGGAGCTGAACCATCCCGCGTTCCAGAACATTCGTGTCTGCCTG ACGGAGAGCACGAACGGTGTCCAGCAGCCGACGACCGTGGTGACGCTGTCGAAGCTGATCACGCCGCAGGCGATGCAGCAATGCTTGCAGTTCATATACACGGGCAGCTTGGATAAACGGTATCACGATCTGCAA ACAGCTCCTATCGGGCTTCTACTG GAGATCAGGCAGGCGGCCGAGTTTCTGGAGCTGCCGCAGCTGCTGATGGTGTTGGGCACCTTGCAGTCCAGGGAGTTCAACAACGAGCTGAACAACAGGTACAAGCAAGTGGTGAGGCAACGACTGGAAGACATCTGCCTGGATCAAG GACTGTTCGCCGACGTGATGTTCGACTTGGACGACGGTAGTGTGCCGGCACACAAAGCGATTCTCACTGCCCGCTGCGACGTGATGAAGGCCATGTTCTCCGGCGATTTCCGTGAAAGCAGCGCGAAAGTA ATAGTGTTCCCGGGAGTGCGCGAGTACACGTTCCACAAGTTGCTCTGTTACCTCTACACGGACGAGGTGCCAGCGATTTCTTCTGGCAGATGCCTGAACCTCCTGGAACTGGCGAATCGCCTGTGCCTGCAGCGACTGGTGAACCTAGTCGAGAGCAGAGTGATCGAGGACCTGGAGAGGCTGTCGCAGAACGAGGGGAACGAGGCTGTGGAAAACTGCCTGAGGCTGTTGGAACCTTGCAAG CTGCACAACGCCGATCAGTTGGCAGATTGGTGCATGAACCACTTGTGCGTCAACTACAATAAGCTCTGCAAGATGTCCCCTAGGAGCGTCCGTCTTCTTCATCCGGAGAACCAGGAATACCTGAACGAGCATCGGTGGCCTCCAGTATG GTACTTGAAGGACTACGATTACTATCAGAAGTGTTTGGCGGAACGGGACCGCGAAAACAAGCCTACCCTGAAGAGGAACCGCAACCAGTCCGGCTGCCTGTGCTTCTCCGGGTCCAGCAAGACGAGGAGGGAGAGCTCCGGGAACGGCGGGACAGCGTCGTCCGCGTCGAACGACCCGCAAGCGGAACGCCCTCTGTTCGACTCGTCGATAGAATCCGGCGAGCAGGTTGTATGA
- the LOC116431498 gene encoding uncharacterized protein LOC116431498 has product MLEPLIVLTVLNCFFMFSSTVTTCALWWQYRSHRCCFRRDPAGHAFSKMKSTSAKATKKSEKTKPENASENGNGNNREKSSSMMHRDIKSRRSSKQKARSKKLLQEIAKSVDRLSSRDTMDSWEIENNAGISEDNTRMSEDTARMSEASQTANEAKSAVVMEYSTVQKIVQILDDTTDLNATKLAIRDFNARHNSERKTAHDFSIEPKNEPRMPVYTTLPQT; this is encoded by the exons ATGTTAGAACCGTTGATCGTTCTGACGGTGTTGAACTGCTTCTTCATGTTCAGTTCGACGGTGACGACCTGTGCTTTGTG GTGGCAGTATCGCAGTCACCGCTGCTGTTTCAGGAGAGATCCCGCCGGCCACGCCTTCTCTAAGATGAAAAGCACCAGCGCAAAGGCGACGAAGAAATCGGAGAAAACGAAGCCGGAGAATGCGAGCGAAAACGGGAATGGGAATAATCGTGAGAAATCGAGCTCCATGATGCATCGCGACATCAAGAGCAGGAGGAGCTCGAAGCAGAAGGCGAGATCGA AGAAGCTACTCCAAGAAATCGCGAAATCAGTTGATCGATTATCTTCCAGGGATACGATGGATAGCTGGGAAATCGAGAACAATGCTGGAATTTCCGAGGACAATACCAGAATGTCGGAGGACACTGCCAGAATGTCGGAGGCCTCGCAGACTGCCAACGAAGCTAAGTCAGCGGTGGTAATGGAGTACTCGACAGTCCAAAAAATTGTCCAAATTCTCGATGACACTACAGACTTGAACGCTACGAAGCTGGCCATCAGAGATTTCAATGCCAGACACAATTCCGAGCGAAAAACGGCGCATGATTTCAGCATCGAACCGAAGAACGAACCTCGAATGCCTGTATACACAACTTTACCTCAAACTTAA
- the LOC116431496 gene encoding uncharacterized protein LOC116431496, which yields MIIATRQCGCPPKKEAPPCSPCCTFGEKVPMELPKVRCHPPKSLKSILSRPKYREPSCCPTKPSKTAEHTRTSKIHSEIVERGLPYKEIEAIINDNKLVIRTQKEPPKQEFDPPCDCVEDPRPKISEDDVKSEETSENRTFTLFPRKDGTDDNEQTNDNEGSKDSEPLSRPVEDNPNIFKLKISKRSKNGQNIDLEFRTPRPWSRQMRLEHERRVCRMMKCDEPKEEKVDDGRIEQKRKKRRSKRKRNRLRSEEITGRPPCGKRKRDSVHC from the coding sequence ATGATCATCGCGACCCGCCAATGCGGGTGTCCCCCGAAAAAGGAGGCTCCGCCATGTTCACCCTGCTGCACTTTCGGCGAGAAAGTGCCAATGGAGCTGCCAAAAGTTCGCTGTCACCCTCCAAAATCACTAAAATCCATTCTCTCCCGTCCAAAGTATCGAGAACCCAGCTGTTGCCCCACGAAACCCTCCAAAACGGCGGAACACACCAGAACCAGCAAGATCCACTCAGAGATAGTTGAAAGAGGACTGCCTTACAAAGAGATAGAAGCCATCATCAACGACAATAAACTGGTGATAAGAACCCAGAAGGAGCCTCCCAAGCAAGAGTTCGATCCTCCCTGCGACTGCGTCGAAGATCCGCGACCGAAGATCAGCGAGGACGACGTGAAGTCGGAAGAAACGTCCGAAAATCGCACGTTCACGTTGTTCCCTAGGAAGGACGGCACGGATGAcaacgaacaaacgaacgaTAATGAGGGAAGCAAGGATTCTGAGCCTCTGTCGAGGCCTGTCGAGGACAATCCGAATATATTCAAGCTGAAAATATCGAAGAGGTCGAAGAACGGGCAGAACATTGATCTAGAATTCCGAACGCCGCGGCCTTGGTCCAGACAGATGAGGCTGGAGCACGAGAGACGAGTGTGTAGAATGATGAAATGCGATGAACCGAAAGAGGAGAAGGTCGATGACGGTAGAATTGAacagaagaggaagaaaagaagGAGCAAGAGGAAGAGGAATAGATTGAGGAGCGAAGAGATCACTGGCAGACCGCCTTgtggaaagaggaagagggatTCGGTGCACTGCTGA
- the LOC116431497 gene encoding uncharacterized protein LOC116431497: MCSNAYECPAMPVAPCPPACPPAKKSNDPESKYYREIGTAMAGNQLIIRMEREKGKSKKSGDWSPPCDCDVVEIQRPTSKEGPKILKGPGNNRILFRVQSKTQVGKKEDHGHNPQGIYYEVGQCKEDRDKEDRCRTFTIYPVLDSPGSQEVHTDRITEGNESVFMVRVKKKPGVVEEPKKHIELELRTPKPPTQAPETLQPVVQQRAARADKMADASRISIQETTKKIAQKKKKKR; the protein is encoded by the exons ATGTGTTCGAACGCGTACGAATGTCCAGCGATGCCAGTCGCGCCGTGCCCGCCAGCCTGCCCTCCCGCGAAGAAATCGAACGATCCCGAGTCAAAATACTACAGGGAAATAGGGACAGCTATGGCAGGCAATCAACTGATCATTCGAATGGAGAGGGAGAAAGGTAAATCGAAGAAATCCGGGGACTGGAGTCCTCCTTGCGACTGCGACGTGGTCGAGATCCAGAGACCCACGAGCAAAGAAGGGCCGAAGATACTGAAAGGTCCGGGGAACAATCGAATTCTCTTCAGGGTGCAATCGAAAACGCAAGTTGGGAAGAAGGAGGACCACGGACACAACCCTCAAGGGATTTATTATGAA GTTGGCCAATGCAAAGAGGATCGCGACAAAGAAGACAGGTGCAGAACGTTCACTATTTACCCTGTTCTGGACTCTCCAGGCTCACAGGAAGTGCATACGGATCGTATCACCGAAGGAAACGAGAGTGTATTTATGGTGAGAGTGAAAAAGAAACCGGGTGTCGTCGAAGAACCGAAGAAACACATCGAATTGGAACTTAGAACGCCGAAACCGCCTACTCAGGCCCCTGAAACGCTGCAACCGGTGGTGCAGCAGCGTGCCGCGAgggccgacaagatggcggatgCGAGCAGAATTTCGATACAGGAAACAACAAAGAAAATTGcccagaaaaagaagaagaaaagatga